The proteins below are encoded in one region of Triticum aestivum cultivar Chinese Spring chromosome 1B, IWGSC CS RefSeq v2.1, whole genome shotgun sequence:
- the LOC123128436 gene encoding serine hydroxymethyltransferase 4 has product MAMAAPHVSHSQPPVGRAALFSHPTTAQSSSPLRLPLLRATARPVRLYAVSTDAAPATAAAAMDAVADWGLTPLAEADPEVYDLIEREKRRQRTGIELIASENFTSLAVMEALGSPLTNKYSEGMPGARYYGGNEVIDEVEELCRARALKAFHLDPASWGVNVQPYSGSPANFAAYTGLLQPHERIMGLDLPSGGHLTHGYYTAGGKKISATSIYFDSLPYKVSSDTGYVDYDRLEEKAMDFRPKLIICGGSAYPRDWDYARLRAIADKCGAMLLCDMAHISGLVAAQEATNPFEYSDVVTTTTHKSLRGPRSGMIFYRKGPKPTKKGQPEGALYDYEDKINFAVFPSLQGGPHNHQIAALAVGLKQAMSPGFKAYIQQVKANAVALGNQLMRKGYKLVTDGTENHLVLWDLRPLGLSGNKVEKVCDLSSITLNKNAVFGDSSALAPGGVRIGTPAMTSRGLVEKDFVKIAEYLHQAVVICLNVQKQRGKRYNDFTVDLEKNEDIAELRAEVEKFAISFEMPGFRVSDMKYKD; this is encoded by the exons ATGGCGATGGCCGCGCCCCACGTCTCGCACTCGCAGCCACCCGTCGGGCGCGCCGCTTTATTCTCTCACCCCACCACCGCGCAGAGCTCCTCCCCtctccgcctccctctcctccgcgCCACCGCCCGGCCCGTCCGCCTCTACGCCGTCTCCACCGATGCCGcccctgccaccgccgccgccgcgatgGACGCCGTGGCCGACTGGGGGCTCACCCCGCTCGCGGAGGCCGACCCGGAGGTGTACGACCTCATCGAGCGCGAGAAGCGGCGCCAGCGCACGGGCATCGAGCTAATCGCGTCCGAGAACTTCACCTCGCTCGCCGTCATGGAGGCGCTCGGCTCCCCGCTCACCAACAAGTACTCTGAGGGCATGCCCGGGGCGCGCTACTACGGCGGGAACGAGGTCATCGACGAGGTCGAGGAGCTCTGCCGCGCCCGCGCCCTCAAGGCGTTCCACCTCGACCCCGCCTCCTGGGGCGTCAACGTGCAGCCCTACTCCGGCTCCCCCGCCAACTTCGCCGCCTACACTGGGCTGCTCCAACCCCACGAGCGCATCATGGGCCTCGATTTGCCGTCCGGAGGACACCTCACCCATGGGTACTACACGGCCGGGGGCAAGAAGATTTCCGCCACCTCCATCTACTTCGATAGCTTGCCCTACAAGGTGAGCTCCGACACCGGGTACGTCGACTATGATAGGCTGGAGGAGAAGGCCATGGATTTCCGCCCCAAGCTCATTATCTGTGGCGGGAGCGCGTACCCACGGGACTGGGATTATGCCAGGCTTAGGGCCATCGCGGACAAGTGCGGTGCCATGTTGCTGTGTGACATGGCTCATATCAGCGGTCTTGTTGCCGCTCAG GAGGCTACGAATCCGTTTGAGTATTCTGATGTGGTTACCACCACCACCCACAAGAGTCTCCGAGGGCCAAGGTCTGGTATGATATTCTACAGGAAGGGCCCGAAGCCTACCAAAAAAGGCCAGCCCGAGGGTGCTCTTTACGATTATGAGGACAAGATCAACTTTGCAGTGTTTCCGTCACTCCAGGGTGGCCCTCACAACCACCAGATTGCTGCCCTGGCAGTTGGCCTGAAGCAGGCAATGTCACCTGGATTCAAGGCATATATTCAGCAGGTCAAGGCCAATGCTGTTGCCCTTGGAAACCAGCTGATGAGGAAGGGCTACAAGTTGGTTACGGATGGAACAGAGAACCACCTTGTTCTCTGGGATCTTCGCCCTCTTGGCTTGTCTG GCAACAAAGTTGAGAAAGTATGCGATCTGAGCAGCATTACACTCAACAAAAATGCCGTCTTTGGTGACAGCAGTGCATTGGCACCTGGTGGTGTCCGAATTG GTACACCTGCCATGACCTCGAGAGGTTTGGTCGAGAAGGACTTTGTGAAGATTGCTGAGTACCTTCATCAGGCTGTGGTCATCTGCTTGAATGTCCAGAAGCAGCGAGGTAAGCGTTACAATGATTTCACCGTTGACTTGGAGAAGAACGAGGACATCGCGGAGCTCAGGGCAGAGGTGGAGAAGTTTGCCATTTCATTTGAGATGCCTGGCTTCCGGGTGTCAGACATGAAATACAAGGATTAG